Proteins encoded by one window of Nicotiana tabacum cultivar K326 chromosome 10, ASM71507v2, whole genome shotgun sequence:
- the LOC107762629 gene encoding uncharacterized protein LOC107762629: protein MVRHLARTGSDHRPLLVKSYNSQHGIKYFEFLDFWSDEPDFLQLVEEVWRTQITGNPMWKLQQKLKLLSRKLTYWSKEVIGNIFDQVNIWEVNMQELDELDLLNNNTQSREELNKGHAEYIRWLGMQDTLLKQKAKIRLFEDGDSNGTYFYSVIRDRTRKLQLHRIKKYRDNWIQGEDNIAKAAEDNANLSTIPEYEEIKEAVFRMSSSSSAGPDGYNGTFYHKCWNIIKDDVQDFVQNFRRLTKVYSHTCLVLIPKVESPMVFSDLRPISLSNFSCKIVSKILSRRLNPLLNKIISEYQSGFIKGRIITENVLLAQEIV, encoded by the exons ATGGTAAGGCATCTAGCTAGAACTGGCTCCGACCATCGACCTCTTCTTGTTAAAAGCTATAATAGCCAACATGGGATCAAATATTTTGAATTCCTTGATTTTTGGTCAGATGAACCAGATTTCTTGCAGTTGGTAGAAGAAGTATGGCGCACTCAGATTACTGGAAATCCTATGTGGAAGCTACAACAGAAATTGAAGCTCTTAAGTAGGAAGCTTACCTACTGGTCTAAAGAAGTCATTGGTAATATTTTCGATCAAGTCAACATCTGGGAAGTAAACATGCAAGAACTGGATGAACTTGACCTTCTCAACAATAATACTCAATCCAGAGAAGAGTTGAACAAAGGGCATGCCGAGTATATCAGGTGGCTAGGAATGCAAGACACCTTGCTGAAACAGAAAGCTAAAATCAGATTGTTTGAGGATGGAGACTCCAATGGCACTTATTTTTATAGTGTGATCAGAGATAGGACAAGAAAACTTCAGCTTCATCGAATTAAGAAATATAGAGACAACTGGATCCAAGGGGAAGATAACATTGCTAAAGCTGCG GAGGACAATGCCAACCTTAGTACCATACCTGAATATGAGGAGATCAAGGAAGCTGTGTTTAGAATGAGTTCTTCTAGCTCAGCAGGGCCAGATGGCTACAATGGGACCTTTTATCACAAATGTTGGAATATTATCAAAGATGATGTGCAGGATTTTGTCCAGAATTTTAGAAGGCTTACCAAAGTTTATTCACATACTTGTTTGGTTCTTATACCAAAAGTGGAATCGCCTATGGTTTTCTCTGACCTCAGGCCAATTAGTCTGAGTAATTTCTCCTGCAAAATTGTTTCTAAAATTCTATCTAGAAGGCTCAACCCCTTGCTTAACAAGATCATATCTGAGTATCAAAGCGGCTTCATCAAAGGGAGAATTATTACTGAAAATGTTCTGCTTGCTCAAGAGATTGTCTAG